A genomic region of Sarcophilus harrisii chromosome 6, mSarHar1.11, whole genome shotgun sequence contains the following coding sequences:
- the MOB2 gene encoding MOB kinase activator 2 isoform X2: MWLDSFSGSPRREGAESGDGKESLPRAPAPPGFVWTMVGDHCSLPGDRGALGPPPKTALSCKMVLRAVGKVLRKSKAKPNGKKPAPEEKKLYLEPEYTQSRITDFEFKELVMLPREIDLNEWLASNTTTFFHHINLQYSTISEFCTGDSCQTMAVGNTQYYWYDERGKKTKCTAPQYVDFVMSSVQKLVTDEDVFPTKYGKEFPNSFESLVKKICRYLFHVLAHIYAAHFKETLALELHGHLNTLYTHFILFIREFNLVDSKEVTVMDDLTEVLCSGGGGAGGNGGSGGAQNHVKER, encoded by the exons ATGTGGTTGGACTCGTTTTCGGGCAGCCCCAGAAGGGAGGGAGCAGAATCTGGTGACGGGAAGGAGTCCCTGCCCCGCGCCCCGGCCCCTCCGGGCTTTGTCTGGACCATGGTCGGAGACCATTGCAGCCTCCCCGGAGACAGAGGCGCGCTCGGCCCGCCCCCCAAAACTGCCCTGAGCTGCAAGATGGTCCTGCGGGCGGTGGGCAAAGTGCTCAG GAAGTCCAAGGCGAAGCCCAACGGGAAGAAGCCAGCCCCCGAGGAGAAGAAGCTCTACCTGGAACCGGAGTACACCCAGTCCCGGATCACGGACTTTGAGTTCAAGGAGCTGGTGATGCTGCCCAGGGAGATCGACCTCAACGAGTGGCTGGCCAGCAACA CGACCACCTTCTTCCACCACATCAACCTCCAGTACAGCACAATCTCCGAGTTCTGCACGGGAGACAGCTGCCAGACGATGGCCGTGGGCAACAC GCAGTACTACTGGTATGATGAGCGGGGAAAGAAGACCAAGTGCACGGCCCCCCAGTACGTCGACTTCGTCATGAGCTCGGTGCAGAAGCTGGTGACGGACGAGGACGTGTTCCCCACAAAATATG GCAAGGAGTTCCCCAACTCCTTCGAGTCTCTGGTCAAGAAGATCTGCCGCTACCTGTTCCACGTGCTGGCGCACATCTACGCGGCGCACTTCAAGGAGACGCTGGCCCTGGAGCTGCACGGACACTTGAACACCCTGTACACACACTTCATCCTCTTCATCAGGGAGTTCAACCTGGTTGACTCCAAGGAGGTCACGGTCATGGATGACCTCACGGAGGTCCTGTGCAGCGGGGGCGGCGGCGCGGGCGGGAACGGGGGCAGCGGGGGGGCACAGAACCACGTGAAGGAGAGATGA
- the MOB2 gene encoding MOB kinase activator 2 isoform X1: protein MALWVGQHPPRKSKAKPNGKKPAPEEKKLYLEPEYTQSRITDFEFKELVMLPREIDLNEWLASNTTTFFHHINLQYSTISEFCTGDSCQTMAVGNTQYYWYDERGKKTKCTAPQYVDFVMSSVQKLVTDEDVFPTKYGKEFPNSFESLVKKICRYLFHVLAHIYAAHFKETLALELHGHLNTLYTHFILFIREFNLVDSKEVTVMDDLTEVLCSGGGGAGGNGGSGGAQNHVKER, encoded by the exons ATGGCCTTGTGGGTGGGCCAGCACCCGCCCAG GAAGTCCAAGGCGAAGCCCAACGGGAAGAAGCCAGCCCCCGAGGAGAAGAAGCTCTACCTGGAACCGGAGTACACCCAGTCCCGGATCACGGACTTTGAGTTCAAGGAGCTGGTGATGCTGCCCAGGGAGATCGACCTCAACGAGTGGCTGGCCAGCAACA CGACCACCTTCTTCCACCACATCAACCTCCAGTACAGCACAATCTCCGAGTTCTGCACGGGAGACAGCTGCCAGACGATGGCCGTGGGCAACAC GCAGTACTACTGGTATGATGAGCGGGGAAAGAAGACCAAGTGCACGGCCCCCCAGTACGTCGACTTCGTCATGAGCTCGGTGCAGAAGCTGGTGACGGACGAGGACGTGTTCCCCACAAAATATG GCAAGGAGTTCCCCAACTCCTTCGAGTCTCTGGTCAAGAAGATCTGCCGCTACCTGTTCCACGTGCTGGCGCACATCTACGCGGCGCACTTCAAGGAGACGCTGGCCCTGGAGCTGCACGGACACTTGAACACCCTGTACACACACTTCATCCTCTTCATCAGGGAGTTCAACCTGGTTGACTCCAAGGAGGTCACGGTCATGGATGACCTCACGGAGGTCCTGTGCAGCGGGGGCGGCGGCGCGGGCGGGAACGGGGGCAGCGGGGGGGCACAGAACCACGTGAAGGAGAGATGA